The Pan paniscus chromosome 2, NHGRI_mPanPan1-v2.0_pri, whole genome shotgun sequence genome contains the following window.
cgaactcctgacttcaagtgattcgcctgcctcggcctcccagagtgctgggattacaggtgtgagccaccgcgcccggctgcagcTGCACCTTTTGACTTCCCACTTTTTCTCCTAGTCCGTATCCTCTCACAGTGATGCTCAAGTTATAGCTGGCAACTTAGGACTTCATTCTTTCCCTAATATTATGCTTGTTCTCCCATAAGCCCCAGTCTTAGACTGAGACCAAGCCTGGGGAAGGCTCAGAAGCTATTGAAGTCCATGGTGAGGGCCTCTGAGACTGGGAATTGTCCAGAGGAGTGAAATGAAAGCATGTTCCTTAGGGCTGCACTGTGAGCACAGGCTCAGTGCTGGGTGCAAGTGTGGTGCTGTGTGGTGGTAGAATGTGGCCATGGTGTCGGCTGATGACTGCATGATAGTTGTTGAGGCTGGTTCCTCTTGCTCCTTGGCCTCCGAATCTCAGTGCTGTGGCCTAGTGGGGCCTTGCCCTCTCTTGTAGGGGTTCCTAGGGGTTCTGCTGTGTTGCCAGGCCAGGCCGTAAGGGACTGAGGGGGCTGAGGAAGGCTTAGGAGAGCCAGAGCAGAAGCGTCCAAGCCTCTCTGGGCCATGAAGCCATGCACAGAGCAGAGACCCGTGCATCCTCATGGCCACCCAAGACTGTGGGTCCCAGAGGGTCCAGTTCCTCACCGTGAGACCTCAGACTGTCCTCTTCCCTCTCTGTATCCAGCACTAGAATCTGTgatgctgtgatttttttttttttttttttctgagactgagtttcgctcttgttgcccaggctagagtgcagtgatgcaatctcggctcaccacaacctccacctcccaggtttaagtgattctcctgcctcagcctccagagtagctgggattacaggcatgtgccaccatgcccggctaattttgtatttttagtagagacagggtttctccatgttggtcaggctggtctcgaactcctgacctcaggtgatccgcccacttcagcctcccaaagtgctgggattacaggcgtgagccaccgcgccacgCCAGTGTCGTGATTCTTAGCATGGTCTCCTGGCCTGTGGACACAAGGACAGCTGCTGGCTTGGGTTGGGCCCTGAGGCAGTTTGGGGTGACTTTGAAGAGGCTACTCAGGGCAGGCCTTGGGTTTGGCACCCTCCCTCAAGGGGTACATTTCATAGATGAGGCCTAGGCTCCCGTTATCTTTCCCAGAGTCCACCGCCATGAATCAGAAGGGAAAAGAGGTCATTCAGGTGCCTTGGGAACAGCGGAGGGATGCCTGAAATGAAGAGGCCTCCAGGGAGACGGTGCCAAATGGCCCAGCTCCGCGTGATCCGCGTCTTGTCCAGCACCTCCTGGCTCCTGCACAGGGCGGTACCTGGGCCCTGAGGCGCCAGCGATGAACAGGTCTGGGGCCTCCTTTACATCAGGCCAGCCTTCCTCACCCGGTGCCTGAGTTTCCCTCTGTGCAGTGGAAAGGGGCCCACTGAGGGAGACACACCTTGCCCCAGAAAGACTTTCCCATGTGTGGGCAGGACctgaggcctcagtttccctaacaCAGAGATCTCTGACTTGGCAGTAGGAAGCCAGGCCCTGCTTGGTAGTGCTCCCCTTTGGGCACTGTGAACCCCTGGAAGCCGCTGGAGGCAGCCGAGTGCCAGAGACTGGCGGGAGGGAGGtgtggagtcttggtctgttcaGGCATCCGTTATAGGGCCATGCCACACACACGGGTGGGAGTGTCGCCGGTCCCTCTCAAGACCTCGAGTCCCTGCCTCCCAGTGCCGACCCGTGCTGAGCCTTCTCGGAGGGAATGAGGGGGGCCGGGGAGCAGCacctggaggaaggaagagacGCCAGGGGCGGGGCTCAGAGGGCCTTTGTCTGGCCGGgtctctgcccctccctcccgTTGCCATGGTTTCTGTGTGTGCCGAGTCTCTGCAGGCTGGGGGCTTCCCAGGGACGGGCTGGTGGGTGGGACACCTTCCCCAGTCGCCCCTGGCTGAGGCTGCTTTTCTGAAACAAAACGCTCCCCAGTGCTGCCCAGCCCCCACTTCCTTCCACAGTGTCTCCGGCTGCCGGGCGCCCCCTGGTGGTGGCGGGGCATGGGTCCCTAGGACTGCAGGGGACGTGGGGGTGCACGGGATCTGAGAACCACAGGCTGAGCTGGAGATGTGGCACCTTCCTGGGATAAGAGTAGGAGGTGGTGTCCGGGCTGCCTTTGTGGTGGGCTCAGGGCTACCCCCACCTGCCCCACCATATCCCACTGGGATAGGCTGGGGAGTTGTGGCAGTGTGGGCGGGCCTGGTGTTGTGGGTTTGAGCTGGGCCGCTGCCCAAGTCTACCCTGTGGTCCCAGCCGCTGCTGATTCTGAGAATCTCTGCCCTCGGGCCTGCCACGTCAGCTGGCTGCTCTTCCTGGCCCCACGTGTTCCCACGGAGCCCACCAGTATGGGGGTTCTCTCCAGGGAGGTCTGCCTGGCTTTCTGGGTGTGTGGAGCCAGTGAGCAATGTCAGCAGTGAGGCTCCTGGGCAGGAAGGAGGCCCCAGCTGTGTAGGAGTGCCGGGTTATACTGAAGGGAAGTGACGACACAGCGGAAAGCCAGCAGAGGAGCCAGTAGCTCTGACTCCTGTCCCAGGTTATGCTGAGTCCCAGCAGGGAACCACCACAGCTCTGAATCAGCCTGTTAGCCACTGTCCATTGCTCTTCATCTGCTCTTTATCTGAAAATCTTCAGAAGCTCTCCTTCAAATGAGATGACCACAGCAGTCTTCTCTGCAGGTTGCAGGAAATGAGAGGTTTTGGGAAATCTGTACTCTTTCAAAGGGTAGAAAAATAGTGATAACTTTTACCTGAATGCTCACATGTGCTCCACACTGTGAGAAGAGCTTTGCATTTAATCCTTACCCATCTCTCAGAAGGAGACAGTGttgtcccatttcacagatgaggtgCCAGAGAAAGGGCAGGAAAGGAGCTGAAGCTCTTGAGGATCTCAGGAAGGATCAGAGTGGACATCAGGGCTGTGGCAAGTCTGGACCTCCTTCTGGGAGAGGATCTGAAAATGGGAGGTAGGCTGGCTGGCTGCTTGAGGCTTGACAGCTCTGCCCAGGGGAAACTGAAGCCAGAAAGGATAGCTGCAAGTCCCAGCCTCCCAGCAGATCAAAGCCTATTAAGGAGTTAGAGGGTCCAAGATGAACAGATGCTGTGACTTGAATGCTGGGGCCTGGACTAAGCATCAAGTGACAAGACCTGTGggtctgtctctcctgctgcagGGGCCCTGCTGGTCTTGTTCACGCAGGTGGAGTGGTACTGTCTCCCTTCTCTCATCGGTTCCCTCCTCTGGGGCTCAGCACTCCCAAAGTGGAAGCAGATGTTCTAGTGCAGAGCAGCTGCCACCACCCAGCACATCACTATGATTACTGCCTACCTGCTGTGGGCCCCAACTGCGCCACAGGGCAAAGGCTGCAGAGGTTTCTTCCTTGGTGGGAAGAGGTGTGACTCAGTGGGAATGCCAAGGCCACCCCAGGGAACCTCTGCAGACCTCTCTGGTCTTACCCAGCTGGGGACAGAGCACTTGGTGGGGCCCTCTGCGGGCAGGAGGGGCTGATTCATGCCACCTTCTATTGCCTCAGTTCCCCTACCCAGCATCTTTGCAGAAATCTGGActcaggctggacgcggtggctcacgcctgtaatcccagcactttgggaggccaaagcaggtggatcacttgaggccaggagttcgagaccagcctggccaacatggtgaaaccctgtctctactaaaaatacaaaaattagtcaggcgtggtgtcacatgcctgtagtcccagctactggggaggctgaggcaggagaattgcttgaaccgggaggcagaggttgaaccgggaggcaaaggttgcagtgagccaagatcatgctattgcactccagcctgagcaacagagcgagactgtttcaaaaaaaaaaaaaatctggactcAGCCACCCCTCTGAGAGGCAGGTGCGAGGGGAGCTGGGTGTGCACAAAACTCGCAGATAAGCCTCTTGCCAGCTTATCTGGTAGGGGACATCCATCAGGTCCTGATGGAAAGAGGACCCAGCCAGAGATGGGGAGAGTGAAGCTACTGCCCCACAGCTGCCAGGGCACTTAGCCTGTGGGCTGCCTGAGAGCTCTTCACCCCACCCATTCCACCCAGATGCCATCCTGGGGCTCCACCCACCTCTGCTCCTGTCCCCCTTCTCTGCTGGAGCTGCTCCTGGGCTGTGCCCCTGCCTCTGTCCCGTTGTTCCCCCTGCTTCCTGCCTGGCTGCCAGCACCACACCCTTGTCCTGCCACTCACTACTTCCCGCCTGAGTCACAGCTGCTGGAAAGAcaaagagaccagcctgagtcTAGGGATAGGGGCTCCATGACCTTGATTTGCTTACCTGTCAAGTGGACCTCTTTTTTCAGTGACCCCTGCTTGGGATAGAGAATGTTCTCTTAACATTTAAGAGGCCTTAGGAGGGGAAAATGAAACTTGAAGGGGACAGGGAAGTGGGCCCTCCCTGGCTGGGGCAGGGAGCAGATATCCTGGCTCCTAGTGTGACTGGCTCTGTGCTGCCTGCCTCATGTCTACCAGGTCTAGCTGCTGCTAGGAAAATCAGATGCAAAGCAAGTTTGCACCCTCGTCCCTGGGCAGGGTCACGAAGCAGCCCACATCACCTACTAAGAGTGGGCAAAAGGCCAGACCCCCTCTTCACTCTCAGTGGCCAGATAGGGAAACTGATGCCTCAAGTGGGCAGGAGTCCCGAAGTCACACAAGAAGGGGAAGCTTTCACCCTAGACCTCAGGTCCCCCATGCCCTGGGTAGCTTCCCTGCTGAGTCTCAGCTCGCCTGGCTCGGGACTGCATGGGGACCCATGACTTCGCATCCTTGGCCTCTGCTCCTGCAGTTCCCCCCATCCTGGCTGTGACTGGCTCCTggttcttcctcctgctctggagGAGCCAGTGGGGAAGACAGTCAGGTAGCCACTGCTGCCCTCCCTGCCCCAGTGGGTGCTTTGAGCCCCAGGGGGATGGGCCTTAAGTGTTCAGGCATCGCTGTGAGGCTTTCCTGGGACCTTTCCCCATGTCCTCATTGGCAGGTGGAGGAGTGTTGGTATGGAGATCCTGGCTGCCCCTTTGCCATGCACAGCCCAATGGGGAGGGAGTGGTGCTGGTATATATCCCGGTACACACCCCAGTGAAGATACTGGGCCTGGCCCCTGTAGTGCCCAGGGGCTAAAGCAATAGAGGGGATTGCTGTCCCAGCCACAGCGCCCCAGCCTTCCCAGGGCCTGCACATTTGTATGTCCACaagattgtgcaaccatcactgctatctaattccagaacataaTCACCACCCTCAAAAATAAACTTCATACCCAACTAGCTGTCACTCCCCATCTCCCCAGATCCCCTCCCCTCATCCTGGAAAGCAGGCCTGGGACAGTCAGAAGCTCAATGATTGCAGGCGCCTGATGGCATTTGTGAGGAGGGCTCAGGCCGTTCCCCTCAGGGTGGTCTCTGGCGTAGGGGGCTGAAGGTGGGCAGGGGCCTTGGCAaggcctgccaccatgtcccaATGCCTGCTGCCGCTTGTTGAGCACTGCAGACATGGCCCAGAGTCTGCCTGGGGAGCTAGGGAGTGAACCCAGTGCCAGGTGGACTGTGTGGCTCCGCTGCAGTACCAGGTACTCAGGACAGCTCTAGGAGGGACTGCACGGTGGGCAAGTGTGCTCCCTGCAGAGGGGACTCTAACCCtgtgacctcagcctccctggaccTCAGTTCCTTCACTGGTTAGATTGGGGTGAGAATGGAACCTACCTCCCAGGATTGCTGTGGAGATGGCAGTTGGTGGGTGTCATTGATGTAGAGCAGCATCTGGCACATGGTGGGCGCTGTTTTCATATAGCTTTGCTGTCGATATTGCCGATGTTATTGTTACTGCTTGTGTTCGTTTGTGTGTTAGCACCTTCATCCTCTGAGGTTGTTTTGACCAGCCCCAAGGGATGCTGTTGAGCTTGGCCAGAGTACCCAAGTTTGACCTCTGCACAGACCTCACTACCCACCCAGCTAAGCTGCACAGAGGAACAAACGTGCCACAGTGATCAGAATTGGGACACTGTGAATGGGGCATGGGGCACGTATTCCCGGCAAAGAGAACAGCATGAGCAGGGCCCTGGAGATAGCTAGAGGTAGTGCCTGGCAGCTGCAGGTGTGACTGGCAGTGATGGAGCAGGAGCACAGGGTCTGGGAAGGACAGCAGGGCCCAGCTGGGGGCCATTCAACCTGGAGCTCAAGACAAGCCAGCAGCAAGGGAGCAAGGTCAAGGTGAGGCCCTGCCTCCACTCCCTCTGGCCCCCAGCCAGGGAGTTGGGTGGCCCCCCTGGTCCTTCTTTACACAGACTCCCTGGGTAATACAGGCTCCTGGGCTGCACTCCTCAAGATCTGGCTCTGTTGTCTGGGATGGGACCTGggagtctgcttttttttttttttagaccaagtttcgctcttgttgcccaggctggagcgcaatggcacgatctcggctcactgcaacctccacctcccaggttcaagcgattcttctgcctcagcctcccgagccgctgggattacaggcacctgccaccacgcctggctagtttttgttatttttagaagagatggggtttcaacatgttggccaggctggtctcgaactcctgacctcaggtgatccacctgcctcagcctcccaaagtgctgggattacaggcatgagccaccactcccggcagAATCTGCTTTTTTAAACACCTCCCCAGGGCATTGTCCCACAGGGTCTCAGCCACATTTTGAGAATGGCAGGGTGGACCAGGCATCATGGGTTCCCTCCACCCTCTTGCCCTTCTGAGTCCTGGCTACATGATCTTAGatcaatactttatttttctgagcctcaatgtcctcatctgtagaatgggaacaGAAACAGTATCTGCTGTGACTAATACAGGAGAGAATGCAGCAAATCTCAGTACCAGCTAAAGAGAAATATGGGCCAGGGCTGTACCAGGCCAGGGAAAAGCTTGAGTCAGTATGggcgtgtgtgggtgtgggtgtgtgagaTACGCCGCAGGTCTCCCAGATTCATGAGTCAGTACGCGTGTGTGTTACACTGTAGGTCTCCTAGATTCTAGCCTTCTAGCCTCCATCTGCTCAGGGCAGACCTGGGCGCAGTGAGCAGAGGGCAGGGCATTGGGCCATGTCCAGAAAGCTGAAGTGTGACGCTGTGCTCCTGCTTAGGCCCCTGGTTGCTAAGGCTCAGAGTGTGGGGAGAAGAAGGGCTGCTACCCTGTTGGATGGAGTATGCAGGGCATCTTCCTGCCAGCTCTGCCCAGGGCACCATATTGGCATGCACCAGCTGCACAGGTTGGCGAGCCTATGTATGTGAGAACAGGGTGGCTCCTTCATGGCTGGCCAAGTCTCCAGCCAAGACCCCCCAGGACAGTGGGGAGCCATGGTGGGCAGCAGAGCTTGTGGGAGGCAAAGGCCTGCAGAGAGTCTGCCATGGGGCACAGGTGCTCTAGGTTACCTTGACCACTGTGGCCCTGCCAGCTGCATTCCTGGTAGCTCAACtgcccaccaggcccagctgcctCCATCTCACGGTGCAGCTGGTGGGAAGGttagttctgcctcctgggctacAGGTGTCTGGGCATTTGTTCTGTGCCTGTGGAGCCCCTCTGGGCCTGCCCCCTGACCACCTGTGCCCTCTGTTCCAGGTGCTGGGGAGTCAGGGAAGAGCACCATCGTCAAGCAGATGAAGTAAGTGCTGTATTCCAGAGGCAGTGCTCAAACTCCAGCTTCCCCTCTTCACCCTCTGGGCCTGCACTGCCCCCGACTACAGGCCCAGCCAGTCTTAGCCAGGCCCAGAATCTTCTGAGAAGCAGTCACTTATCCTCAGGTCCCAGTGGGTCAGGGGCAGTTTTCCCTTCTCTGAAGCAGGTCCCAGTAGCCCCAGGCAGCCGTGGGAACTCCCAGTGCCCTGGGGACACTAACCTTCCTGGTCCCTGGCTATCAGGATCATCCACGAGGACGGCTACTCTGAGGAGGAATGCCGGCAGTACCGGGCGGTTGTCTACAGCAACACCATCCAGTCCATCATGGCCATTGTCAAAGCCATGGGCAACCTGCAGATCGACTTTGCCGACCCCTCCAGAGCGGTATGTGCCCTCCGCCccaccctctcccacctcccaaaaGGTTTCGGGgtggctggttgtggtggctcatgcctataaatcccagcactttgggacaccgaggcgggtggatcacctgaggtcaggaccagcctggccaacatggtgaaaccgcgtctctactaaaaatacaaaaattagccaagcatggtggcacgtgcctgtaatcccagctacttgggaggctgaagcaggagaattgcttgaacccgggaggcagaggatgcagtgagccaagatcgccccattgcactctagccttggtgacagagctagactccatcacagaaaaaagtaaacaacaacaacaaaaaggtttTAGGGCAAGTCTCATCCTAGGGAATCCAAGAATACCCTAGCCTGGGCCCCATTCCAGAGGTCTCCCTGCCTCTGGCAGAGTGGGGGTACATTCCTTCAACTGCCTGACcacccgccactgtgcccaggacgACGCCAGGCAGCTATTTGCACTGTCCTGCACCGCCGAGGAGCAAGGCGTGCTCCCTGATGACCTGTCCGGCGTCATCCGGAGGCTCTGGGCTGACCACGGTGTGCAGGCCTGCTTTGGCCGCTCAAGGGAATACCAGCTCAACGACTCAGCTGCCTAGTGAGTGCTCTgaggggctgggcagggcagggcaggggctgggggaggactAAAAGCTGGACCGGAGGGCCTGAGAACCCCCAGAAGGACACTGCTGGTCTTTGCTTATGAAACCAATGACTGTTAACCAAGGCCTTCCTGTTTTTTGGtttggggggtgggtgggtgtcACGTTACTGAAAGGCCAGGAGGAATGACAGGCAGGTGGCTTATACAGTACATCTCTTCCAGGCCAGTTGAGTCTGATCTGTCTTGACAGTCTTCTAAAGAACATttgcggccgggcatggtggctcacgcctgtaatcccagcactttgggaggctgagacaggcggatcatgagatcaggagatcgagaccatcctggctaacacggtgaaaccccgtctctactaaaaatacaaaaaattagccgggcgtggtggagggcgcctgtagtcccagctactcaggaggctgaggcaggagaatggcgtgaacctgggaggtggagcttgcagtgagcggagattgcgccactgcgctctagcctgggtgacagagcaagactcagaacATTTGCTGCCACCTGTTCTGTGCCAGGCTTCAAGGACACAGTGATGAGTGGAGCAAAGTCCCCATGCAGTGACAATTTAGGGTGTTAGTGAAAAGGTAGAGGTGGAGTTGGCCCAGAGACAGGATTGCTGAGCTCTGAAGGAGAGTCAGCCAGGGGAGGAGTGGATGAGGGGATTCCAGGCAGGGGCATAGCATGTGCAGCATCTCGGGGTGGTGGGGAGCTGGCTGTGCTTGAACATAGGCTGTGGAGGCTGGCTGGAGGGGGCCACAGGGGAGGAAGTTATCTGGGAGGTGACAGGTGTGTGTGTAGGTCAGAGCCCCTGGACCTCAGCTGTGACCCTCGCTGGCCCTAGGCTGAGGAATTACAAGGGGTCCCAGGAATCCCAGAGGCATGACAAGCCTGCACCCTTTCCACAGTTCTGAACTCCTTCCCTGTGGTATCTGTCATGTACTTGGACTGGTGCAGGGTGCTGAGGACCCCACGGGGAACAGGACAGACAGGCTAATAGCCATTGAGGATGGCTGCAGGGGACATCCACAGGCTTTGGATGGTGTCACCAGATAGGCTGCTGTCCCTGTACTCTAGCCTTCCCCTATCTCTGCTTAAGCCAATCCCCTCTGACTGGAACACCCTTTTGCTCCTATTGCTCATCCAATCCTGAGCTTACCCATAGGTGGATTTCAGCaagggtgggtgggaggaggagggtctTGCCTGGCTGTGATTCCTGAGCCCTGTCCCAGCCACATGAACAGCCTCCTCCTACCCTTCTTACATGGCCTGAATGCTCTTGTGAATATGTACCCCCTACAGGAGCTGTGGAGTCACAGCCAAATGCTGTGGGGGCCCCCAGGCCTCACCACTGCCCCTCCCTGAGATCTCTGGCCCAGCCACCAGCGAGCTTGGGGTCAGAGCAGCAGGGACCTTGGTGCCCATGATACTCAAAGGAAGCAGGAATAGAGCCACCTCCAGGCCACCTCCTGCTTCTCCATCATCCTCTTTCTCTATTCTCCAGACATTAGGCACCCACTGTGTGCCCAGCACAGTTTTGGGAGTGAATACAGGCCCTGTTCTCCCAGTCAGGTTTAAGCCTTGATAGCTCCCCCTGGGAATGGGTTGCGGATTGGAACACCACAGGAAGCAGGGCTCCTTCAGCCCCTCTTCGCAGCAACCCTCCAAGTGTGCAGCGAGTCAGGGGGTCCCTGGGGCGAACTCACCTGTTGGGGAAAAGGGAGAAGCTGGTGTGGAATGCACCATGGTACCTCCACATTGAGGACTCTGGCAGTAGGGGGCGGGGCATGGTATGCGGGTCACAGCACATGCGTCATCGTTCCCCATGGcccttcctgtttttctgttttgtcccTGCTACTCTGAGATCATTTCCCTCTGGCCTGGTTTGGCCTGAGTGCTGGTGGGAGCCAAGGGCCAGCCCCAGCAGCCTTGCCCCAGGAATGAAAAGTCGGCTCTGGGCAGCAGCCTGGAGGCCTGGGACCAGCCTCCAGGGCATGGCAGGGATATTGAGGCAGGCAGCAGAGGCAGGCCCTGCAGGGGTAGCCTTGATACTAATTAAGGGAACTGGTAATGAGGAGTCCCTGGGACCCCCGCCAAGCAGGTGTCTGTGCCCTCCCCCTGAGGAACCCAGATTTCATTGGGCGCTGGGCAAAGAGCCCACTGGGCCTGGCAGGCCCCAACCTGTCCAGCACCACATCGAGGGACCGCACCCGGCTGCTCTGCGGCTAATGCCGTAATTGCACCCATTAGCATCCTGAATCCTTCACTGAAGGACTAATttgcctcctcccaccctctttgCCTATAGCTCCAACATCCTGGATCCTGTCTGAGGCAGGTCTGGCTCAGACCCTGGGTGCTGGAGCTTGGCTGGCTAGCTGTCCACAGAGCTGCACCTCCTCCCATTCCCATTCTACAGGTGGGAGGCCGGGGGCTCTGAGTTCAGGTTTCTTCATTTGAGCAATGAGGTAATGCAGGCAGGGGTTAAAGAAACAAGGGCTGTgcctaggccaggcgcagtggctcatgcctgtaatcccagcactttgggaggccgaggtgggcggatcacctgaggttgagaggtcaagaccatcctggccaacatggtgaaaacccgtctctactaaaaatacaaaaattagctgggcagcaggcgcctgtagtcccagctactcaggaggctgaggcaggagaatcgcttgaacctggcaggcagaggttgcagtgagccaagatcatgccactgcactccagcctggcaacagagtaacactctgtctcaaaaaaaaaaaaaaaaaaaaaaaaaaaaaaaaagcaagggctGTGCTTGAGAAATGGCATGGGAGGGAAGGGGCCTCTTGCAGCTGGCCCAGGGTCCAGCTAAGGAAGCCCCATGCTGGCCCCCACTGACCCTCCCACCCCCCATCCCCAGCTATCTGAACGACCTGGAGCGTATTGCACAGAGTGACTACATCCCCACACAGCAAGATGTGCTACGGACCCGCGTAAAGACCACGGGGATCGTGGAGACACACTTCACCTTCAAGGACCTACACTTCAAGTGAGCGAGCATGTGGACAGGTGGGAGGGGCAGGACCTGCCAGCCTCTGGGGTAGCAGAGGCAGGGGCTGGTCCAGGATCCCCCAGCCCCACTGAGGTTTTACAAGGCTCATGTGTTCTGGGCAAGCACATCCTCACCACCTAGTGAACCAGCAGTCAGGATCCACGCCACCTCTGCCAGCTGCTCACAGCCTCTGCTGCTCCTGCCTGATGTGGCTGCAGCCTGCCTGCTGTCCAAGCTCCTGGCCCAGAACCAGGGGTGAGGTGGGCAAGTGTGGATGATTCCAGAAGGTAGCTGCCCTACTCTGGGCAGGCCTCTGTCCTCAGTCAGCCAACCTGAGAAATGGGGCAGAAAGCCTCCCCCAGGCTCCCTTCCTGGAACTAAGGTGATCTATATCTGCAGGATGTTTGATGTGGGTGGTCAGCGGTCTGAGCGGAAGAAGTGGATCCACTGCTTTGAGGGCGTCACAGCCATCATCTTCTGTGTAGCCTTGAGCGCCTATGACTTGGTGCTAGCTGAGGACGAGGAGATGGTGAGAGGATGAGAGAATGCTGCGGGTGGGGGCAGCGGGCTTGGGGAGTGGTGGCTAGCGTTGACCTTGCTATTCTACCCCCCAGAACCGCATGCATGAGAGCATGAAGCTATTTGATAGCATCTGCAACAACAAGTGGTTCACAGACACGTCCATCATCCTCTTCCTCAACAAGAAGGACCTGTTCGAGGAGAAGATCACACACAGTCCCCTGACCATCTGCTTCCCTGAGTACACAggtgtggggactgtggggatAGGGCCTCCGGAGGGTTGCTTCTTGTCCCAAGTAGCCTATGGTGACCAGGTGGCCCTCAGGCGCCCCCCACTGGACAGAAGTGTAACCTTGGAACACTGGCAGGGGCTGGTGCCTCACTTAGGCTTGTATagttgtgtgtgcacacatggagCCCTTAACACACTCAAGCATGTACCCCTGAATATGTGTACATGGGCATCCTCCTTCACACAGTGGGGTACCCCTTTGCACATCTGGCATGTATGGGCAGCCACAAACATTGTCATAttatgcacatgcatgcacaggtTGTATGCCTGGCCGTCCACACGCACAGACCCTTGCTGCACACGTAGGATGTGGCCTGCCTGCCACACATGCAGCACAAGTCTTCATTTTCTCTCCCCCAGGGGCCAACAAATATGATGAGGCAGCCAGCTACATCCAGAGTAAGTTTGAGGACCTGAATAAGCGCAAAGACACCAAGGAGATCTACACGCACTTCACGTGCGCCACCGACACCAAGAACGTGCAGTTCGTGTTTGACGCCGTCACCGATGTCATCATCAAGAACAACCTGAAGGACTGCGGCCTCTTCTGAGGGGCAGCGGGGCCTGGCGGGATGGTGAGCCAG
Protein-coding sequences here:
- the GNAI2 gene encoding guanine nucleotide-binding protein G(i) subunit alpha-2 isoform X1; amino-acid sequence: MGCTVSAEDKAAAERSKMIDKNLREDGEKAAREVKLLLLGAGESGKSTIVKQMKIIHEDGYSEEECRQYRAVVYSNTIQSIMAIVKAMGNLQIDFADPSRADDARQLFALSCTAEEQGVLPDDLSGVIRRLWADHGVQACFGRSREYQLNDSAAYYLNDLERIAQSDYIPTQQDVLRTRVKTTGIVETHFTFKDLHFKMFDVGGQRSERKKWIHCFEGVTAIIFCVALSAYDLVLAEDEEMNRMHESMKLFDSICNNKWFTDTSIILFLNKKDLFEEKITHSPLTICFPEYTGANKYDEAASYIQSKFEDLNKRKDTKEIYTHFTCATDTKNVQFVFDAVTDVIIKNNLKDCGLF
- the GNAI2 gene encoding guanine nucleotide-binding protein G(i) subunit alpha-2 isoform X2, which encodes MTEGVKTLGWTKQKGGCHWGRSEGAGESGKSTIVKQMKIIHEDGYSEEECRQYRAVVYSNTIQSIMAIVKAMGNLQIDFADPSRADDARQLFALSCTAEEQGVLPDDLSGVIRRLWADHGVQACFGRSREYQLNDSAAYYLNDLERIAQSDYIPTQQDVLRTRVKTTGIVETHFTFKDLHFKMFDVGGQRSERKKWIHCFEGVTAIIFCVALSAYDLVLAEDEEMNRMHESMKLFDSICNNKWFTDTSIILFLNKKDLFEEKITHSPLTICFPEYTGANKYDEAASYIQSKFEDLNKRKDTKEIYTHFTCATDTKNVQFVFDAVTDVIIKNNLKDCGLF